Proteins encoded within one genomic window of Sphingosinicella ginsenosidimutans:
- a CDS encoding helix-turn-helix transcriptional regulator: MARRVLTNRIRTLRFLAGEMTQAELGERIGVTRQTVAAIEQGKYSPTLETAFRIADVFGVTLDEVFAWGEAGAPNAPRPD, translated from the coding sequence ATGGCTAGGCGCGTCCTCACCAACCGGATCCGCACGCTTCGCTTCCTCGCCGGCGAGATGACGCAGGCGGAGCTCGGCGAACGGATCGGCGTCACCCGCCAGACCGTCGCGGCGATCGAGCAGGGCAAATATTCGCCGACGCTGGAAACCGCCTTCCGCATCGCCGACGTGTTCGGCGTGACGCTCGACGAGGTGTTCGCATGGGGCGAAGCGGGCGCGCCGAACGCGCCGCGCCCGGATTAA
- a CDS encoding 3-hydroxyacyl-CoA dehydrogenase NAD-binding domain-containing protein yields the protein MSPISTKIHGDILIVEANNPPVNALGHAVREGLVKAIEAADAKEAVKAVVIIGLGQTFFAGADISEFGTPKAFAQPVLPQVVDIIENCTKPVVAAVHGTALGGGLEVALACHYRVAVPSAKFGVPEVKLGILPGAGGTQRLPRVAGVAKALEMATSGNPIGAKEAHDIGLVDRLIEGDLEQHAVAFAEEVRAIRPLPKSSERDDKLAEARANPALFDDFRKANAKKFRGFDAPEAVIKSIEAAVAKPYAEGVLDERKLFMELMSGTQAKAQQYFFFAERKAAKIEGLPEDTRPRDIRKVGVIGAGTMGGGISMNFLSAGIPVTIVETTQEALDRGTGIMLKNYEATAAKGRMTAEQVGQAMALLTPTLDLNALADCDLIIEAVFENMDVKKEIFTKLDAIARAGAILASNTSYLSIDEIAATTKRPQDVLGLHFFSPANVMKLLEVVRGAKTAPDVLVTAMQLAKRIRKVAVVAGVTYGFIGNRMLMPRQLQANQLLLEGASPEQIDRVHVEFGMPMGPFQMADLAGVDIGWHRDPNRIENIRDKLAALGRWGQKKGAGYYDYDEKRRPTPSPVVAEVIDEWRKKTGTEQREITDQEIIERTLYTMVNEGALILEGGFAQRASDIDVVWVYGYGWPVYRGGPMFWADTEGLAKIVEGLKRQQPRLGPDFRLSSLLVSKAEAGEKLTR from the coding sequence ATGAGCCCGATTTCCACCAAGATCCATGGCGACATCCTGATCGTCGAGGCGAACAATCCGCCGGTCAACGCGCTCGGCCACGCGGTGCGCGAGGGGCTGGTCAAGGCGATCGAGGCGGCCGATGCCAAGGAGGCGGTGAAAGCGGTCGTCATCATCGGCCTCGGCCAGACCTTCTTCGCCGGCGCGGACATCAGCGAATTCGGCACCCCCAAGGCCTTCGCGCAGCCGGTGCTGCCGCAGGTCGTCGACATCATCGAAAATTGCACCAAGCCGGTGGTCGCCGCGGTCCACGGCACGGCGCTCGGCGGCGGGCTCGAGGTCGCGCTCGCCTGTCATTATCGAGTCGCCGTCCCTTCCGCGAAGTTCGGCGTCCCGGAGGTGAAGCTCGGCATCCTGCCCGGCGCCGGCGGGACGCAGCGCCTGCCGCGCGTCGCCGGCGTCGCGAAGGCGCTGGAAATGGCGACGAGCGGCAATCCGATCGGGGCGAAGGAGGCGCATGACATCGGCCTCGTCGATCGGCTGATCGAGGGCGATCTGGAACAACATGCCGTCGCGTTCGCCGAGGAGGTGCGCGCCATCCGCCCGCTCCCCAAATCGAGCGAGCGCGACGACAAGCTCGCCGAGGCGCGCGCAAATCCGGCCCTGTTCGACGATTTCCGCAAGGCGAACGCGAAGAAGTTCCGCGGCTTCGACGCACCCGAGGCGGTCATAAAGTCGATCGAGGCGGCAGTGGCCAAACCCTATGCCGAAGGCGTGCTCGACGAGCGCAAGCTGTTCATGGAGCTGATGAGCGGCACCCAAGCGAAGGCGCAGCAATATTTCTTCTTCGCCGAGCGCAAGGCCGCGAAGATCGAGGGGCTGCCGGAGGACACCCGCCCGCGCGACATTCGCAAGGTCGGCGTGATCGGTGCCGGCACGATGGGCGGCGGGATCAGCATGAACTTCCTGTCCGCCGGGATCCCGGTCACGATCGTCGAGACGACGCAGGAGGCGCTCGATCGCGGCACCGGCATCATGCTGAAGAATTACGAGGCGACCGCCGCCAAGGGCCGGATGACCGCCGAGCAGGTGGGCCAGGCGATGGCGCTGCTGACGCCGACGCTCGATCTGAATGCGCTCGCCGATTGCGACCTCATCATCGAGGCGGTGTTCGAGAATATGGACGTGAAGAAGGAGATCTTCACGAAGCTCGACGCCATCGCCAGGGCCGGCGCGATCCTCGCCTCCAACACCTCCTATCTCTCGATCGACGAGATCGCCGCGACGACGAAGCGGCCCCAGGACGTGCTCGGCCTCCATTTCTTCTCGCCGGCCAATGTGATGAAGCTGCTGGAGGTCGTGCGCGGCGCGAAGACCGCGCCGGACGTGCTGGTCACCGCGATGCAGCTCGCCAAGCGGATCAGGAAGGTCGCCGTCGTCGCCGGCGTCACCTATGGCTTCATCGGCAACCGGATGCTGATGCCGCGGCAGCTCCAGGCCAACCAGCTCCTTCTGGAAGGCGCGAGCCCGGAGCAGATCGACCGCGTCCATGTCGAATTCGGGATGCCGATGGGCCCGTTCCAGATGGCCGATCTCGCCGGCGTCGATATCGGCTGGCACCGCGATCCCAACCGGATCGAGAATATCCGCGACAAGCTCGCCGCCCTGGGCCGCTGGGGCCAGAAGAAGGGCGCCGGCTATTATGATTATGACGAGAAGCGCCGGCCGACCCCCTCCCCCGTCGTCGCAGAGGTGATCGACGAATGGCGCAAGAAGACGGGCACGGAGCAGCGCGAGATCACCGACCAGGAGATCATCGAGCGCACGCTCTACACGATGGTGAACGAAGGCGCGCTGATCCTGGAAGGCGGCTTCGCCCAGCGCGCGTCGGACATCGATGTGGTGTGGGTCTACGGCTATGGCTGGCCGGTCTATCGCGGCGGCCCGATGTTCTGGGCGGATACCGAGGGCCTGGCGAAGATCGTCGAGGGCCTGAAGCGCCAGCAGCCCCGGCTCGGGCCGGACTTCAGGCTGTCCAGCCTGCTCGTCTCGAAAGCGGAGGCCGGGGAGAAGCTCACCCGATGA
- a CDS encoding GFA family protein, whose product MEQYRGGCLCGDVRIAAAGRPYRVGLCHCLDCRKHHGALFYAAASFPEAAVEISGETRAYRGRNFCPRCGSSVFARSGDEIEVHLGSLDAPDQLTPTYECWTIRRESWLPPFPLERSYERDREATDPFDG is encoded by the coding sequence GTGGAGCAATATCGTGGCGGGTGCCTGTGCGGCGATGTGAGGATCGCGGCGGCGGGGCGACCTTACCGCGTCGGCCTGTGCCACTGTCTCGATTGCCGCAAGCATCATGGCGCGCTCTTCTACGCGGCCGCCAGCTTCCCCGAAGCAGCGGTCGAGATCAGCGGAGAGACGCGCGCCTATCGCGGCCGGAATTTCTGCCCGCGCTGCGGCTCGTCCGTCTTTGCGCGCTCCGGCGACGAGATCGAGGTCCACCTCGGATCGCTCGACGCGCCCGACCAGCTGACGCCCACCTACGAGTGTTGGACGATCCGCCGCGAATCCTGGCTCCCGCCATTTCCGCTCGAACGCTCCTACGAACGCGATCGCGAAGCGACAGATCCCTTCGACGGGTGA
- a CDS encoding helix-turn-helix transcriptional regulator: MDKRPAPDAAEVRAASRGGRGASMRPGPLLLRRLLRARDRIDAAPHEDWTVPRLARVSGVSEAHFARSFRDAFGVPPHRYHLTRRIERAMALLRETDLSITEIAFQSGWNSLGTFGRTFRDVTAESPRAFRVRARAEARRLDAVPACVLSAAHRPDLRIAVSEKRRARAPARPAASRPKEVR; this comes from the coding sequence TTGGACAAGCGCCCAGCTCCGGATGCCGCGGAGGTGCGTGCCGCCTCGCGCGGCGGCCGGGGCGCGTCCATGCGGCCCGGCCCGTTGCTGCTTCGCCGTCTGCTGCGCGCGCGCGACCGGATCGACGCCGCCCCGCACGAGGATTGGACGGTGCCCAGGCTGGCGCGGGTCAGCGGGGTGTCCGAGGCCCATTTCGCCCGCTCGTTCCGCGACGCCTTCGGAGTCCCGCCGCATCGCTACCATCTGACGCGGCGGATCGAACGCGCCATGGCCCTGCTTCGCGAGACGGACCTTTCGATCACCGAAATCGCCTTCCAGTCGGGCTGGAACAGCCTCGGCACGTTCGGGCGCACCTTTCGCGACGTCACCGCGGAGAGCCCGCGCGCCTTCCGCGTCCGGGCGAGGGCGGAGGCGCGCCGGCTCGACGCGGTGCCGGCCTGCGTGCTCAGCGCCGCGCATCGGCCCGACCTCAGAATAGCAGTTTCGGAGAAGCGCCGCGCGCGCGCCCCGGCTAGGCCGGCCGCATCCCGACCGAAGGAGGTTCGATGA
- a CDS encoding ArsC family reductase has product MVTMYGIRNCDRVKKARAWLDARGVAYDFHDYKTAGIDRDRLAGWARELGWEKLLNRAGTTFRKLPDSEKAGLDEGKAIALMLAQPSMIKRPLLDLGDRRLLGFSPAAYAEAFAG; this is encoded by the coding sequence ATGGTCACCATGTACGGCATCCGCAATTGCGACAGGGTCAAGAAGGCGCGCGCCTGGCTCGACGCGCGCGGCGTCGCTTATGATTTCCATGATTACAAGACGGCGGGGATCGACCGGGACCGGCTTGCCGGCTGGGCACGTGAACTCGGGTGGGAGAAGCTGCTGAACCGCGCCGGCACCACATTCCGCAAGCTCCCGGACTCCGAGAAGGCTGGGCTGGACGAGGGCAAGGCGATCGCGCTGATGCTGGCGCAGCCCTCGATGATCAAACGGCCGCTGCTCGATCTCGGGGATCGCCGGCTGCTCGGCTTCAGCCCCGCGGCCTATGCGGAGGCGTTCGCCGGGTGA
- a CDS encoding alpha/beta fold hydrolase, translating into MRWLVLLFLACLAAPAVAQTDYAGQLQGGDVVLRGFRFGSGAVLPQLRIHYWTLGAPHRDGQGRIDNAVMILHGTGGTGRQFLAPQFADELFGPGQPLDIRHYYIILPDNIGHGLSSKPSDGMRMRFPAYDYDDMVEAQRQMLAALHVGQLRLAMGTSMGCMHIFVWAEAHPDFARAAMPMACLPVQLAGHNRMWREAAIQGIRHDPAWQGGDYRTEPLAGLRTAATVLQIAGMAPLWLQREYPTRDAANAYIDQRIDQAVTQLDANDLIYQLDASRNYDPSPRLEAIRVPMTWVNSADDFINPPGYGIAERAAGRMPTARYVLVPASADTHGHGTHTWARFWKDQLVDLLRRTERPGDGS; encoded by the coding sequence ATGCGCTGGCTGGTTCTGCTGTTTCTCGCCTGTCTCGCAGCGCCCGCCGTGGCGCAGACGGATTATGCCGGCCAGCTCCAGGGTGGCGACGTGGTGCTGCGCGGGTTCCGCTTCGGATCGGGTGCGGTGCTGCCGCAGCTTCGCATCCACTATTGGACGCTCGGCGCGCCGCACCGCGACGGGCAGGGGCGGATCGACAACGCGGTGATGATCCTGCACGGCACGGGCGGCACCGGGCGGCAGTTCCTCGCGCCCCAGTTCGCCGACGAATTGTTCGGGCCGGGCCAACCGCTCGACATCCGCCATTATTACATCATCCTTCCCGACAATATCGGCCACGGCCTCTCGTCCAAGCCGAGCGACGGGATGCGGATGCGTTTCCCGGCCTATGATTATGACGACATGGTCGAGGCGCAGCGGCAGATGCTCGCGGCGCTTCATGTCGGGCAGTTGCGGCTCGCCATGGGCACGTCGATGGGCTGCATGCACATTTTCGTGTGGGCCGAGGCGCATCCCGATTTCGCGCGGGCGGCGATGCCGATGGCGTGCCTTCCGGTGCAGCTTGCCGGGCACAACCGGATGTGGCGCGAGGCGGCAATTCAGGGGATCCGGCACGATCCGGCCTGGCAGGGCGGCGATTACCGCACCGAGCCGCTCGCCGGCCTGCGCACCGCCGCGACCGTCCTTCAGATCGCCGGCATGGCGCCGCTTTGGCTGCAGCGCGAATATCCGACGCGGGACGCCGCCAACGCCTATATCGACCAGCGCATCGACCAGGCCGTGACCCAGCTCGACGCCAACGATCTCATCTATCAGCTCGATGCCTCGCGGAATTACGATCCCTCGCCGCGGCTGGAGGCGATCCGGGTGCCGATGACCTGGGTCAACAGCGCCGACGATTTCATCAACCCGCCCGGCTACGGCATCGCCGAGCGCGCGGCGGGGCGGATGCCGACCGCGCGCTACGTCCTCGTGCCGGCCAGCGCAGACACGCACGGCCACGGCACCCATACCTGGGCGCGATTCTGGAAGGACCAGCTCGTCGATCTGCTGCGCCGGACGGAGCGACCGGGTGATGGCTCGTAG
- a CDS encoding autotransporter outer membrane beta-barrel domain-containing protein — protein sequence MRANTVRTLAAVPGFNADLRRALLGSAASHRCLLAIAATALLVPAPALAQCAAPPAAVNLASGSCDDPAFTTRESPGTVVDVTGNGRYSATATNLLVTDSGYGARAADNGTIVLTGSGDSLTEITTYGAGSHGLVAQDGGQITGDNTSVYTNDADAYGLEATGEGSGITLTDSGINTYGDGAYGAHAASGATISLTRSDIQTYGVGASAVVAEAGGSVSLDTMSTFSSGDGALGAMVSGAGSSLILNYGYLNTFGNDSTGLLVTDGGTATLNGGAVTTGDYFGDIVVANSPAIVARGVGSSIQVGSGATAATYGANSPGLWADAGATIDFAGYGVFTYQPDSAGAIASGSGSRVTLTNTIVRTSGPASAGVLVNGAGTVSVTGSEITSGYIVGGSNPPVLQFPDSETGLESAGVDVIGTGSRLEAENDTITTNGDGAIGVRVSQGATASITGSAIFTNGADTAAVGGADGVRATDDGSSVALSDSLITTTNINAVGVHAMAGGAIAAADVTIATQGRNGHGAEAEDAGSTIILARATITTDGDAAAGLLASNAGGVEIADGSIATTGNGAHGLAAIDGGALTASQTAVTVTGAGSSPIYLAGSAPGTISITGGSLGAANGAIVLAEGGTGTVSISGGTEIVPATVNDRPLLAYVTEDEIGAPSNLTLNITGLAALTGDIVVDPSTLAFNLGDSDWTGDLVLIGPDNIASINLNGSQWTGDLLADGGNSADVTLAQDSSWTGFARNATNVTIDAGSAWNITGDSNAAGIVGNAGLVQFLARPDAYTTLTVGNYTGSAGSRIAFNTYLGADDSPTNLLVINGGQASGTSSVLINNSGGPGAQTLGDGIRLVEVTNGGTTTTDAFVLGQRVAAGAYEYELFRGGSTDPNDWFLRSHLIDTSAGPTTPGGPDIPLFRPEVPLYAPIPALSRQLGLATLGTLHERVGEEENLRGVPEPRAYANGAWGRVLGERMNSRWSGTADSRADGSLFGLQAGIDILRRTTRGGHRDHVGVYVAYADYRSSSIRGFAMGEQDLPVGRLRMNGPSVGAYWTHFGPSGWYLDAVIQKSWYDAKAISLYGEEISTDATGYAASLEAGYPIRWGADHAWLIEPQAQIVYQGGVSVDGTQDRYSTVDWDPGNAWTGRLGARLQYSARDARGTLWQPYARINLWHAFSGIDAAFFGSPSSAIETRFGDTSLEAEGGFTARANRNVSFYAQAGYRRSIDGGRSRQSATAGSFGIRLNW from the coding sequence ATGCGCGCCAACACGGTGAGGACGCTTGCTGCCGTTCCGGGCTTCAACGCCGATTTGCGGCGGGCCCTCCTCGGTTCCGCCGCCAGCCATCGCTGCCTCCTGGCCATCGCGGCGACGGCACTGCTGGTCCCCGCCCCGGCGCTCGCGCAATGCGCTGCGCCGCCCGCGGCGGTGAACCTTGCCTCGGGTTCCTGTGACGATCCGGCGTTCACGACGCGGGAGAGCCCGGGAACCGTCGTCGATGTCACCGGCAATGGACGCTACAGCGCCACAGCCACCAACCTTCTCGTGACCGACAGCGGCTATGGCGCGCGCGCGGCCGATAACGGGACGATAGTCCTGACCGGCAGCGGCGACAGCCTCACCGAGATCACGACCTATGGCGCGGGCAGCCACGGGCTCGTTGCACAGGACGGGGGACAGATCACCGGCGACAACACGTCCGTCTACACGAACGATGCCGACGCCTATGGCCTGGAGGCGACTGGCGAGGGAAGCGGGATCACGCTGACCGACAGCGGGATCAACACCTATGGCGATGGCGCATATGGCGCCCACGCCGCCAGCGGCGCGACCATCTCCCTGACCCGCTCGGATATCCAGACCTACGGCGTGGGCGCGTCCGCGGTCGTGGCGGAAGCCGGGGGCTCGGTCAGCCTCGACACGATGAGCACCTTCAGCAGCGGCGATGGCGCGCTGGGCGCGATGGTCTCGGGCGCCGGCAGCAGCCTCATTCTCAATTACGGCTACCTCAACACGTTCGGCAATGACAGCACCGGGTTGCTCGTCACGGACGGGGGCACGGCCACGCTCAACGGCGGCGCGGTAACGACCGGCGACTATTTCGGGGACATCGTTGTCGCCAACTCACCGGCGATCGTGGCTCGGGGCGTCGGCAGCAGCATCCAGGTCGGCAGCGGGGCGACCGCCGCGACTTATGGCGCGAACAGCCCTGGCCTGTGGGCCGATGCCGGAGCGACAATCGACTTCGCTGGCTACGGCGTCTTCACCTACCAGCCCGATTCCGCCGGCGCCATCGCAAGCGGATCGGGAAGCCGGGTCACGCTGACCAATACGATCGTGCGAACCTCCGGCCCCGCCAGCGCCGGCGTGCTCGTCAACGGCGCGGGAACGGTCAGCGTGACCGGCAGCGAGATCACCAGCGGATACATTGTCGGCGGCAGCAACCCGCCGGTTCTCCAGTTCCCGGACTCCGAGACAGGGCTGGAATCCGCGGGCGTGGACGTGATCGGAACCGGCAGCCGGCTGGAGGCCGAGAATGACACGATCACCACGAATGGCGACGGCGCGATCGGCGTCAGGGTCAGCCAAGGCGCCACCGCGTCGATCACCGGCAGCGCCATCTTCACCAACGGTGCCGATACGGCCGCCGTCGGCGGCGCCGACGGCGTACGCGCGACCGATGACGGCAGCAGCGTCGCCCTCTCCGACAGCTTGATCACGACCACGAACATCAACGCCGTCGGGGTCCATGCGATGGCGGGCGGCGCGATCGCGGCGGCGGATGTGACGATCGCCACGCAAGGCCGGAATGGCCACGGCGCCGAGGCTGAGGATGCCGGCAGCACCATCATCCTGGCGCGCGCCACGATCACGACCGACGGCGACGCCGCCGCCGGACTCCTCGCCAGCAACGCGGGCGGCGTGGAGATCGCCGATGGCTCGATCGCCACCACAGGCAACGGCGCGCATGGTCTTGCGGCCATCGACGGCGGCGCGCTCACCGCCTCTCAAACCGCGGTGACGGTGACCGGCGCCGGATCGTCGCCGATCTATCTCGCCGGCAGCGCGCCGGGCACGATCTCGATCACCGGCGGCAGCCTCGGCGCCGCCAATGGCGCGATCGTCCTCGCCGAGGGCGGCACCGGCACCGTCTCGATCAGCGGCGGCACCGAAATCGTCCCGGCCACGGTGAACGACCGGCCGCTTCTGGCCTATGTGACCGAGGACGAGATCGGGGCGCCAAGCAACCTGACCCTGAACATCACCGGCCTTGCCGCCCTCACCGGCGACATTGTCGTCGATCCATCGACCCTCGCCTTCAACCTCGGCGACAGTGATTGGACCGGCGATCTGGTACTGATCGGCCCCGACAATATCGCCAGCATCAACCTGAACGGGTCGCAATGGACCGGCGACCTGCTGGCGGATGGCGGCAACAGCGCCGACGTGACGCTGGCGCAGGACAGTTCCTGGACCGGGTTCGCGCGCAACGCGACCAATGTCACGATCGACGCCGGCAGCGCCTGGAACATCACCGGGGATTCCAACGCGGCCGGAATCGTCGGCAATGCCGGCCTGGTCCAATTCCTGGCGCGGCCCGACGCCTACACCACGTTGACGGTCGGCAACTACACCGGGAGCGCGGGGAGCCGCATCGCATTCAACACCTATCTCGGTGCCGACGATTCACCGACCAACCTGCTGGTGATCAACGGGGGCCAGGCCAGCGGCACCTCATCGGTGCTGATCAACAACAGCGGCGGCCCTGGCGCGCAGACACTCGGAGACGGCATTCGGCTGGTGGAGGTGACCAACGGCGGCACCACCACGACCGACGCCTTCGTCCTTGGCCAGCGCGTCGCCGCCGGCGCTTACGAATATGAGCTCTTCCGCGGCGGCAGCACGGATCCCAACGACTGGTTCCTGCGCTCCCATCTCATCGACACCTCGGCGGGCCCGACGACGCCGGGAGGCCCCGATATTCCGCTCTTCCGGCCGGAAGTCCCGCTCTATGCGCCGATCCCGGCACTATCGAGGCAGCTGGGGCTTGCGACGCTTGGCACGCTGCACGAGCGCGTCGGCGAGGAGGAGAATCTGCGCGGCGTCCCGGAACCGCGCGCTTATGCCAACGGCGCCTGGGGTCGGGTGCTCGGGGAGCGCATGAACAGCCGCTGGAGCGGGACGGCGGATTCAAGGGCGGACGGAAGCCTGTTCGGGCTTCAGGCGGGCATCGATATCCTGCGGCGGACGACGCGCGGCGGTCACCGCGACCATGTCGGTGTCTATGTCGCTTACGCGGACTATCGCTCCTCCTCGATCCGTGGCTTCGCGATGGGCGAGCAGGACCTGCCGGTCGGGCGGCTCAGGATGAACGGCCCGTCGGTCGGCGCCTATTGGACGCATTTCGGCCCGAGCGGCTGGTATCTCGACGCGGTGATCCAGAAGAGCTGGTACGACGCGAAGGCGATCTCCCTCTATGGCGAGGAGATCTCGACCGATGCGACGGGATATGCAGCGTCACTCGAGGCCGGCTACCCGATCCGCTGGGGAGCGGATCATGCCTGGCTGATCGAGCCTCAGGCGCAGATCGTCTACCAGGGCGGCGTGTCGGTGGACGGGACGCAGGACCGCTATTCAACCGTGGACTGGGATCCGGGCAACGCCTGGACCGGCCGGCTTGGAGCGCGGCTCCAATATAGTGCGCGCGACGCCCGCGGGACGCTCTGGCAGCCCTATGCCCGGATCAATCTGTGGCACGCCTTCTCCGGCATCGACGCCGCATTCTTCGGATCGCCCTCATCGGCCATCGAGACCCGTTTTGGCGACACATCTCTGGAGGCCGAGGGCGGATTCACCGCGCGGGCAAACCGGAATGTGAGCTTCTACGCCCAGGCCGGCTATCGTCGATCGATCGACGGCGGCCGCAGCCGCCAGAGCGCGACCGCCGGCTCTTTCGGCATTCGGCTCAACTGGTGA
- a CDS encoding DNA-3-methyladenine glycosylase I → MTPDDRHAGARCAWAAGDPLMRAYHDAEWGVPERDSRALWEKLMLDGFQAGLAWITVLRKREAFRAAFDGFVPRNVARYDEADVARLLADPGIIRSRAKIESTIHAARIYCEMEAAGEDFAAFCWGFTDGRVVTGDGRSFPAKTPLSETISRELKRRGFKFVGPVIVYAWMQAVGIVNDHAETCFRRDAVMDGRPL, encoded by the coding sequence GTGACGCCGGACGATCGTCATGCCGGCGCGCGCTGCGCCTGGGCCGCCGGCGATCCGCTGATGCGCGCTTATCATGACGCCGAATGGGGCGTGCCCGAGCGCGATTCGCGGGCGCTGTGGGAAAAGCTGATGCTCGACGGGTTCCAGGCGGGGCTCGCCTGGATCACGGTGCTGCGCAAGCGCGAGGCGTTCCGCGCCGCCTTTGACGGCTTCGTCCCGCGGAACGTGGCGCGCTATGACGAAGCCGATGTCGCGCGCCTCCTTGCCGATCCGGGCATCATCCGTTCGCGCGCGAAGATCGAATCGACGATCCACGCGGCGCGGATCTATTGCGAGATGGAGGCGGCGGGCGAGGATTTCGCCGCCTTCTGCTGGGGGTTCACCGATGGCCGCGTGGTGACGGGCGACGGCCGGAGCTTTCCGGCGAAGACGCCCCTGTCAGAGACGATCTCGCGCGAGCTGAAACGGCGCGGGTTCAAGTTCGTGGGGCCGGTGATCGTCTACGCCTGGATGCAGGCGGTCGGCATCGTCAACGACCATGCCGAAACCTGCTTCCGGCGCGATGCCGTGATGGACGGTCGCCCGCTTTAA
- a CDS encoding VOC family protein — MTQGVQVAGIYVRDQDEAVDFYVNKLGFSIDADVRNGDFRWLTVRHPDQPFFQLGLFTPQAPMLDPATVEQVRELVAKGAMPPLVLIVDDCRAAYERMKAAGVEFTQPPVDRYGTVDAGFRDPSGNGWKMIQARPEKG; from the coding sequence ATGACCCAGGGTGTGCAGGTGGCCGGCATCTATGTCCGCGATCAGGACGAGGCCGTCGATTTCTATGTGAACAAGCTCGGCTTTTCGATCGATGCCGACGTGAGGAACGGCGATTTCCGATGGCTCACCGTCCGCCATCCCGATCAGCCCTTCTTCCAGCTGGGCCTGTTCACGCCGCAGGCGCCGATGCTCGATCCGGCGACCGTGGAACAGGTGCGCGAGCTTGTTGCGAAGGGGGCGATGCCGCCGCTCGTCCTGATCGTCGACGATTGCCGCGCCGCCTATGAGAGGATGAAGGCGGCCGGGGTCGAATTTACACAGCCGCCGGTCGATCGCTATGGCACGGTGGACGCGGGTTTCCGCGATCCGTCAGGCAATGGGTGGAAGATGATCCAGGCCCGGCCGGAGAAAGGATGA
- a CDS encoding YybH family protein — protein MRRALLLPLLFLAAAAAQPAPDRSADEAAIRHVIADMEAAWNRGDFRGYMEGFENPGVIFVSRGRIQDGWQGTLDHYVRDYGGDPARRGRLHFWDIRIEMLSDDAAQLVSRYRLDGGDHPQEGINTRLMRKVDGRWVIALNHVSSIEPAH, from the coding sequence ATGAGGCGCGCCCTCCTCCTGCCGCTGCTCTTCCTGGCGGCCGCGGCTGCCCAGCCCGCGCCCGATCGCTCGGCCGACGAGGCCGCGATCCGCCATGTGATCGCCGACATGGAGGCGGCGTGGAACCGCGGCGATTTCCGCGGCTACATGGAAGGCTTCGAAAATCCCGGCGTGATCTTCGTCTCGCGCGGCCGGATCCAGGACGGGTGGCAGGGCACGCTCGATCATTACGTCCGCGATTATGGCGGCGATCCCGCCCGGCGCGGCCGGCTTCATTTCTGGGATATCCGCATCGAGATGCTGAGCGACGATGCCGCCCAGCTCGTCAGCCGATACCGGCTCGACGGCGGCGATCACCCCCAGGAGGGCATCAACACCCGGCTGATGCGCAAGGTGGACGGGCGCTGGGTGATCGCCCTCAATCATGTGAGCTCGATCGAGCCGGCCCACTGA
- a CDS encoding DUF1801 domain-containing protein, with protein MAEESASALIDAKIASLGDWRGEMLARLRRIIRAADPAIVETVKWRKPSNPAGVPIWEHHGILCTGETYRDKVKLTFMRGASLDDPAGLFNASLDGGTRRAIDFFEGDEVDETALAALVRAAVAANR; from the coding sequence ATGGCCGAAGAAAGCGCCTCCGCGCTGATCGATGCGAAGATCGCATCGCTCGGGGACTGGCGTGGCGAGATGCTGGCGCGGCTGCGGCGGATCATCCGCGCGGCCGATCCGGCGATCGTCGAGACGGTGAAGTGGCGCAAGCCCTCCAACCCGGCGGGCGTGCCGATCTGGGAGCATCACGGCATCCTGTGCACGGGCGAAACCTATCGCGACAAGGTGAAGCTCACCTTCATGCGCGGCGCGTCGCTCGACGATCCTGCGGGCCTGTTCAATGCGAGCCTCGACGGCGGCACGCGGCGCGCGATCGACTTTTTCGAAGGCGACGAGGTGGACGAGACGGCGCTCGCGGCGCTGGTGCGCGCGGCCGTCGCCGCGAACCGGTGA